A genomic region of Haliotis asinina isolate JCU_RB_2024 chromosome 1, JCU_Hal_asi_v2, whole genome shotgun sequence contains the following coding sequences:
- the LOC137290807 gene encoding cubilin-like isoform X1 yields the protein MIMDLYFRLLLLPVIFEVVMGTGYDCYDTNILINATVDPQVIRSPDFPLGYANNVSCKVLVKAPTDGHVLHVQIVYMQLNNWNSSCDDRVIAYDGNSSDASELHTWCGADKMATSTSGDSLFLVFETDDFLTDSGFVLRFWEDVSTTCSPGYSSHLRIMDTPVLLTIPGMPLHDGQKCAYQLRTADDRRILLTLTNWGETSPRGCENTRLQMYEDTSPDSQLTIDWRHPVHPFSRVITTCTNLTINFTATTPTTTNTTTSTTTLAPLCNFTLVATSISNNFGNDVADLQEVRTSPSYIWYSGQSQGQMKLVSRDITKTVRLDVIGASCNPDCFTVTQDSPDGKQLDGTVSDNTTTYRSTGPIIFISNFTNQSEDKLLLRMTSLDGACNGGVEKVKAGTDAAVTSMLDLTACKYNGYYIYNITADHADHIVNLKLTRNLFNATSPDKECNHSYINIYDGNPHSRLLLKWCWKRTPHITVTGNKSYLTFVVATSHGDFPGPLTVTHFALLSESMCKPDLVDLKASADVTKYISSPNFPGPYSVNNDCTWRISAPRINYVVLVNMVECDLPNDCSDLVYVINGLYPTGKTSVRLCGQDRRHFRSVGAFLILRFTSNSFDNRSGFKIAYSTEHSTGGQRTQGGPPVGSIAGACIAISIVAGVIYVCIHEQRKRHKQAKQEIEGGTL from the exons ATGATCATGGACCTCTACTTCCGCTTGCTGCTACTTCCGGTCATTTTTGAGGTCGTCATGGGAACAG GGTATGACTGTTACGACACCAACATCCTCATCAACGCCACAGTGGACCCACAAGTCATCAGGTCACCCGACTTTCCACTCGGCTACGCTAA TAATGTATCATGCAAGGTTCTCGTCAAAGCTCCTACTGATGGTCACGTGCTTCACGTCCAGATCGTGTACATGCAGCTGAACAACTGGAACAGCAGCTGCGATGACCGTGTCATTGCTTACGATG GCAACTCAAGTGATGCCAGCGAGCTACACACCTGGTGTGGAGCTGACAAGATGGCGACGTCAACTTCCGGTGACAGCCTCTTTCTCGTATTCGAAACAGACGACTTCCTGACCGATTCTGGTTTTGTTCTCCGATTCTGGGAAGATG TTTCCACGACCTGTAGTCCTGGATATAGCAGCCACCTCAGGATTATGGACACCCCTGTCCTCTTGACAATACCCGGGATGCCCTTACACGATGG ACAGAAATGTGCGTACCAGCTGAGGACTGCAGACGACCGTCGCATCTTGCTCACCCTGACAAACTGGGGGGAAACATCACCCAGGGGCTGTGAGAACACACGCCTTCAGATGTATGAAG ACACATCCCCCGACTCTCAACTCACCATCGACTGGCGTCACCCAGTCCATCCTTTCTCACGTGTCATAACTACCTGCACGAACCTCACCATCAACTTCACCGCCACGACACCAACCACGACAAATACAACGACATCTACCACGACGCTGGCCCCGCTCTGCAACTTCACCCTCGTAGCAACCAGCATCAGCAACAACTTCG GCAATGACGTCGCTGATCTCCAAGAAGTGAGGACATCCCCCTCCTACATATGGTACTCCGGCCAGAGCCAAGG ACAGATGAAGCTGGTCTCGCGAGACATCACAAAAACCGTGAGACTTGACGTGATCGGTGCCAGCTGTAATCCAGACTGCTTCACTGTTACTCAAG ACAGTCCCGATGGTAAACAACTGGACGGCACCGTCAGCGACAACACCACGACATATCGCAGCACAGGGCCGATCATCTTCATCAGCAACTTCACAAATCAATCAGAGGACAAGCTGCTCCTTCGCATGACGTCACTTG ACGGAGCTTGTAATGGcggtgtggagaaggtgaaggCCGGAACTGACGCAGCCGTGACGTCAATGCTTGACTTGACCGCCTGTAAATA TAACGGTTactacatctacaacatcaCGGCCGACCACGCCGACCACATCGTCAATCTGAAGTTGACCCGCAACCTTTTCAACGCCACATCACCAGACAAGGAGTGTAACCATAGTTACATCAATATATATGACG GTAACCCTCACTCCCGTCTGTTACTGAAGTGGTGCTGGAAGCGAACTCCCCACATCACAGTCACGGGAAACAAGAGTTATCTCACCTTTGTGGTGGCGACATCTCACGGCGACTTCCCAGGCCCTTTAACAGTGACACATTTCGCTTtactga GCGAGTCCATGTGCAAACCAGACCTTGTCGATCTGAAAGCATCAGCGGATGTGACGAAATATATTAGCTCTCCAAACTTTCCCGGCCCCTACTCTGT CAACAACGACTGCACCTGGAGGATCTCAGCTCCGAGGATCAACTACGTCGTCCTTGTGAACATGGTTGAGTGCGACCTCCCCAACGACTGCAGTGACTTGGTGTATGTCATCAATG GTCTCTATCCCACGGGGAAAACTTCCGTTCGTCTGTGTGGACAGGACAGGAGACACTTCCGGAGTGTTGGGGCGTTCCTCATTCTCAGATTCACAAGCAATTCCTTCGACAACAGATCTGGCTTCAAAATTGCTTACTCAACAGAACACAGCACCGGCGGGCAGCGAA cCCAGGGTGGTCCTCCGGTGGGCAGTATAGCAGGTGCCTGTATCGCCATCTCCATCGTCGCCGGAGTCATATACGTCTGCATCCACGAACAACGTAAACGTCACAAGCAGGCTAAACAAGAAATAGAAGGGGGGACGTTATAA
- the LOC137290807 gene encoding cubilin-like isoform X2 → MIMDLYFRLLLLPVIFEVVMGTGYDCYDTNILINATVDPQVIRSPDFPLGYANNVSCKVLVKAPTDGHVLHVQIVYMQLNNWNSSCDDRVIAYDGNSSDASELHTWCGADKMATSTSGDSLFLVFETDDFLTDSGFVLRFWEDVSTTCSPGYSSHLRIMDTPVLLTIPGMPLHDGQKCAYQLRTADDRRILLTLTNWGETSPRGCENTRLQMYEADTSPDSQLTIDWRHPVHPFSRVITTCTNLTINFTATTPTTTNTTTSTTTLAPLCNFTLVATSISNNFGNDVADLQEVRTSPSYIWYSGQSQGQMKLVSRDITKTVRLDVIGASCNPDCFTVTQDSPDGKQLDGTVSDNTTTYRSTGPIIFISNFTNQSEDKLLLRMTSLDGACNGGVEKVKAGTDAAVTSMLDLTACKYNGYYIYNITADHADHIVNLKLTRNLFNATSPDKECNHSYINIYDGNPHSRLLLKWCWKRTPHITVTGNKSYLTFVVATSHGDFPGPLTVTHFALLSESMCKPDLVDLKASADVTKYISSPNFPGPYSVNNDCTWRISAPRINYVVLVNMVECDLPNDCSDLVYVINGLYPTGKTSVRLCGQDRRHFRSVGAFLILRFTSNSFDNRSGFKIAYSTEHSTGGQRTQGGPPVGSIAGACIAISIVAGVIYVCIHEQRKRHKQAKQEIEGGTL, encoded by the exons ATGATCATGGACCTCTACTTCCGCTTGCTGCTACTTCCGGTCATTTTTGAGGTCGTCATGGGAACAG GGTATGACTGTTACGACACCAACATCCTCATCAACGCCACAGTGGACCCACAAGTCATCAGGTCACCCGACTTTCCACTCGGCTACGCTAA TAATGTATCATGCAAGGTTCTCGTCAAAGCTCCTACTGATGGTCACGTGCTTCACGTCCAGATCGTGTACATGCAGCTGAACAACTGGAACAGCAGCTGCGATGACCGTGTCATTGCTTACGATG GCAACTCAAGTGATGCCAGCGAGCTACACACCTGGTGTGGAGCTGACAAGATGGCGACGTCAACTTCCGGTGACAGCCTCTTTCTCGTATTCGAAACAGACGACTTCCTGACCGATTCTGGTTTTGTTCTCCGATTCTGGGAAGATG TTTCCACGACCTGTAGTCCTGGATATAGCAGCCACCTCAGGATTATGGACACCCCTGTCCTCTTGACAATACCCGGGATGCCCTTACACGATGG ACAGAAATGTGCGTACCAGCTGAGGACTGCAGACGACCGTCGCATCTTGCTCACCCTGACAAACTGGGGGGAAACATCACCCAGGGGCTGTGAGAACACACGCCTTCAGATGTATGAAG CAGACACATCCCCCGACTCTCAACTCACCATCGACTGGCGTCACCCAGTCCATCCTTTCTCACGTGTCATAACTACCTGCACGAACCTCACCATCAACTTCACCGCCACGACACCAACCACGACAAATACAACGACATCTACCACGACGCTGGCCCCGCTCTGCAACTTCACCCTCGTAGCAACCAGCATCAGCAACAACTTCG GCAATGACGTCGCTGATCTCCAAGAAGTGAGGACATCCCCCTCCTACATATGGTACTCCGGCCAGAGCCAAGG ACAGATGAAGCTGGTCTCGCGAGACATCACAAAAACCGTGAGACTTGACGTGATCGGTGCCAGCTGTAATCCAGACTGCTTCACTGTTACTCAAG ACAGTCCCGATGGTAAACAACTGGACGGCACCGTCAGCGACAACACCACGACATATCGCAGCACAGGGCCGATCATCTTCATCAGCAACTTCACAAATCAATCAGAGGACAAGCTGCTCCTTCGCATGACGTCACTTG ACGGAGCTTGTAATGGcggtgtggagaaggtgaaggCCGGAACTGACGCAGCCGTGACGTCAATGCTTGACTTGACCGCCTGTAAATA TAACGGTTactacatctacaacatcaCGGCCGACCACGCCGACCACATCGTCAATCTGAAGTTGACCCGCAACCTTTTCAACGCCACATCACCAGACAAGGAGTGTAACCATAGTTACATCAATATATATGACG GTAACCCTCACTCCCGTCTGTTACTGAAGTGGTGCTGGAAGCGAACTCCCCACATCACAGTCACGGGAAACAAGAGTTATCTCACCTTTGTGGTGGCGACATCTCACGGCGACTTCCCAGGCCCTTTAACAGTGACACATTTCGCTTtactga GCGAGTCCATGTGCAAACCAGACCTTGTCGATCTGAAAGCATCAGCGGATGTGACGAAATATATTAGCTCTCCAAACTTTCCCGGCCCCTACTCTGT CAACAACGACTGCACCTGGAGGATCTCAGCTCCGAGGATCAACTACGTCGTCCTTGTGAACATGGTTGAGTGCGACCTCCCCAACGACTGCAGTGACTTGGTGTATGTCATCAATG GTCTCTATCCCACGGGGAAAACTTCCGTTCGTCTGTGTGGACAGGACAGGAGACACTTCCGGAGTGTTGGGGCGTTCCTCATTCTCAGATTCACAAGCAATTCCTTCGACAACAGATCTGGCTTCAAAATTGCTTACTCAACAGAACACAGCACCGGCGGGCAGCGAA cCCAGGGTGGTCCTCCGGTGGGCAGTATAGCAGGTGCCTGTATCGCCATCTCCATCGTCGCCGGAGTCATATACGTCTGCATCCACGAACAACGTAAACGTCACAAGCAGGCTAAACAAGAAATAGAAGGGGGGACGTTATAA
- the LOC137278630 gene encoding dynein regulatory complex protein 12-like, whose product MPPKKKKGKGKGKKKGKKKDDAQLELEDKYKRTMDEIEALKDHLAVRKQLTRRANVVSEGWQQRMTAAEKDLASHKEDQLAINADMTRQYKTMQTEMGMTIHQLETELERTHQTLKKTEAELKKTKEEQEVMRREKDSEINDLKMKISSMEKAYENILREALESLEAKIDMAKTMWEEKSTHIQAKNKQVLLEFGLNPLDI is encoded by the exons ATGCCTCCTAAGAAGAAGAAAGGGAAAGGAAAGGGCAAAAAGAAAGGCAAGAAGAAGGATG ATGCCCAACTGGAACTTGAAGATAAGTACAAGCGGACAATGGACGAGATTGAGGCACTTAAGGATCACTTAG CGGTGCGGAAGCAGCTGACGAGGCGTGCCAATGTGGTGAGTGAAGGATGGCAGCAGAGAATGACAGCAGCAGAGAAAGACCTGGCATCACATAAAGAAGACCAGCTGGCTATTAATGCTG ACATGACGCGACAGTACAAGACAATGCAGACGGAGATGGGCATGACAATACACCAGCTGGAGACAGAGCTGGAGAGGACACACCAGACACTCa AGAAGACAGAGGCAGAGTTGAAAAAGACAAAAGAGGAGCAGGAGGTCATGAGGCGTGAGAAGGACAGCGAGATCAATGACCTCAAGATGAAGATCAGCAGCATGGAAAAGGCCTATGAGAACATACTCAGG GAAGCTCTGGAGTCGCTGGAGGCCAAGATTGACATGGCCAAAACCATGTGGGAGGAGAAGTCTACTCACATCCAAGCCAAAAATAAACAAGTCCTCCTCGAGTTTGGTCTCAATCCGTTGGATATATAG